Proteins from a single region of Chloroherpeton thalassium ATCC 35110:
- a CDS encoding response regulator: MHTILFVDDEPSILSSLSFLFKRTYNVLTAESGPEALKLFKNQESPIHVIVSDQRMPDMLGVELLREVKKISPSTMRILLTGYSDLQSVIASVNTGEVFRYINKPWDNDKLRNAVHQACQFSDRVKQIRESILPNKSALQPNVAKTETHVLFIDPDFVNRQALSSLFQNNYKVHLAGSAREAFAILQKHPIAVITTEANLSDVDGADFLAAVKNMYPSIATILLTDIQDSILAIRLINEGSLFRYLVKPFRRDALKSTMSEAISLHRTADENPEASVKTLEVMEEPPLPINDASMQDTLEAVRKRIQQRSGY; this comes from the coding sequence ATGCATACCATTTTATTTGTTGATGATGAACCCTCCATTTTGTCATCATTGTCGTTTTTATTTAAGCGGACTTACAATGTGCTAACCGCAGAGAGCGGCCCGGAGGCATTGAAACTCTTTAAGAATCAAGAATCGCCGATTCATGTTATCGTCAGCGACCAGCGCATGCCGGATATGTTGGGCGTGGAATTGCTTCGCGAGGTGAAGAAAATTTCGCCTTCTACCATGCGTATTTTGCTGACAGGCTATTCCGATTTGCAGTCGGTTATTGCGTCGGTGAATACCGGCGAGGTTTTTCGCTACATCAATAAGCCGTGGGACAATGACAAACTGCGCAACGCAGTTCATCAAGCGTGCCAGTTCTCGGATAGAGTCAAGCAGATTCGCGAGAGCATTTTGCCAAATAAATCTGCATTACAGCCGAATGTGGCGAAAACCGAAACGCATGTCCTTTTTATTGATCCGGATTTTGTCAACCGCCAGGCGCTAAGTTCGCTATTTCAAAATAATTACAAAGTTCACTTGGCCGGATCGGCAAGAGAGGCGTTTGCCATTTTGCAAAAGCATCCTATTGCGGTGATCACAACGGAGGCAAATCTATCCGACGTAGATGGCGCAGATTTCCTTGCGGCGGTGAAAAACATGTACCCAAGCATTGCCACCATTTTGCTGACCGATATACAAGATTCCATTTTGGCGATTCGGTTGATTAATGAAGGCAGTCTTTTTCGTTACTTGGTTAAGCCGTTTCGCCGCGACGCGCTCAAATCCACCATGTCGGAAGCCATTTCGTTGCATAGAACTGCAGATGAAAACCCGGAAGCAAGCGTCAAAACGCTTGAAGTAATGGAAGAGCCGCCTTTGCCCATTAACGACGCAAGCATGCAAGACACATTGGAGGCCGTTCGTAAAAGAATTCAGCAACGCAGCGGCTATTAA